In Clostridia bacterium, the genomic window ACTGCCTCGCTAATAGCAATGCCTAAAGTTCCCGGAGAATCAGGGTCTCGAGCTAGTACTTGGCGCCCGGCCTCGGTTGTATCGCTTGGACTAGGAATCACCCTTGCCCCGAAAACTTCCATAAAAGAGCGTCGGTATGGCTTTTGTTGGTAACTTACCTTTACCATATACACTTCGCATGCCAGCCCAAAAAAGCTACAGGCTTGACTGAGAGCACTGCCCCACTGGCCAGCGCCGGTCTCGGTAGTCAACCGTCTGACTTTGGCCTTCTTGTTATAGTAAGCCTGAGCCACAGCTGTGTTTAGCTTATGGCTTCCTGCTGGGCTCACTCCCTCATACTTGAAATAGATATGGGCTGGTGTGTCCAAAGCCTTTTCCAGCCGCCAGGCTCGGTACAGAGGAGTCGGCCTCCACATTTTGTAGAGCTCGCGAACCTCGCCCGGGATTTCAATATATCGTTCCCGACTGACTTCCTGTTCAATCAAGGCTGGGGGAAAAATTGCCGCTAGATCATCCGGCCTCACCATCTCGCCCGTCCTGGGGTTCAAGGGCGGTGGTGGAACATTAGGCATATCGGCTTGAATGTTGTACCAATGAGTTGGTATTTGATCCTCCCTTAATAGGATCTTGCTAAACTCAGCTCGACTCATCTTCCTGGTCTCCTCTCCCATCAAAGTATGTAGTATGTGGTTTTGTTATAGCGTCATTATATGTGAAAAAGACCATGGCTGTCCAGGATATTTTCACCTGCGGCGCGGTTTTCTAGCCGGACCGGGCAAGGAATACTTCATTCCTGACTGCAAACCAGCAAATGCAGCTTTAATAGCTCGCCAGTTAAAAGGAACTAGAGGCCAAAGATAGGGTAGTCCAAAAGATTTGGTACCTGCTAACAGAGCAAACAGGAAGAGCAGCACCAATATGAAGCCGGCTAGACCAAAGACGCCAGTGGCAACAAGTAGCAAAATTCTCGCCAGGGTATTGGCCCAACTTAGGTCCACGTCAGGAGTTGCCAAAACCCCCAGTGCCACCAGAGTACTGTAAAACACCGTCTCTGGCGCCAATAGCCCAACCCCAACACCAACTTGGCCAGTGAGTATCAGCGCAATAAGAAGGAGGGGGGTACCAAGGCGATACGGTCCATTGGAAACCAAGAGACGACCCAGATCAAACACTAATTCAGTCATTAACAGTTGCCCTAGCAGACTCACCTGCCCAACTTCGAGGCCGCTTAGCCCCAAAAACCTTAGGGAGGAAGGGAGTAAACCAGGGTACAGTGATACCAATAACCACAGTGGGGTCAAGAAAATAGAAATTAGTATTGCTATAGCCCTTAGTAGTCGCACCAGCAACCGTGCCATGGGGCAAAGTCTATAATCGGTTGAAGCCCTCAGCAGGTCAAAAAGTGAGGTAGGAATAGCTGCGGCCCAAATACCGTCCTCCCCCAATACTACTAGATGCCCAGTTCGTAAATTGATCACGACGTCGTCTAAATTTTCAAGGCGGCGCATTAGTGGATAAGGGTGCCATTTATTTTTTCCATTAGTCAGGCCATCCAGTAACGTCTCGTTAGAAGGGAAATTAGTTAATTCCTGCAGAAGCTTGGATTTCACTGACTCGACAAGGGTTAATTCGACCAGCCCGTCAATATAGGCTAAAGCTAGTGAGTTAGAATCATTGCGGGGAGAGCTGAGGATGTCAATTCGTAAATCAGGATCCTCGAGCTGGGCCTTGAGATTGGCTACCGTTAGCCTGGTATTCATGGCGGTGCACTCGCTATTGCACTCCTGAAGGTCGGAAAAGAACAGCCATAACGTAACCAAAGACAACGGCGGCTGCTATTCCAGCACTAGTTGCCTCTATGCCTCCTGAAAAAGCACCGAGGATTCCTTTTGAGGCTATCCCCTTCGCAACGCCTTGAGCTAGGCTGTGTCCAAACCCGCTAAGGGGTATGCTAGCTCCAGCCCCTGCAAATTTCACCAGTGCGCCATACGCTCCGACGGAGCTGAGTATGGCTCCACCACATACGTAGCCCACCAAAATATGGGCTGGAGTGATCTTATAGGGCGTAAGATCCATGATCAACTGGCCTATGAGGCAAATCAAGCCCCCTATTAGAAAAGCCTTGAGCAGCATCATTGATGCTCACCCCCAGTTACACCATCTCTAAGGCTACTGCATGGCCAATGCAGGGTATTGTTTCCGCTTGCTCTGTTGAAGTCTTGCTCAGGAGCGCACCAGTTCCTATCCCAAGAACTCGCTTGTAAGTTCCGTCCCGCATTTTGTTTACTAACCAACCCGCAACCACCACAGCCGAGCAGGCACAACCGCTTCCACCGGCATGCACATCTTCCTCAGGACCAAAAATTAGTAAACCACAGTCCTGATAATTACTAGCCAAGTCATACCCTTCTGCTTCTGCCAACCTTAACGTCAGCTCTTTTCCCACCGCTCCTAGGTCACCAGTCAGTATCAGGTCATAGTCATTGGGACGTCGCCCTGTATCCCGAAAATGAGTAACAAGAGTGTCGACCGCAGCTGGAGCCATGGCTCCACCCATATCATTTGGGTCTTTTTGACCTAGACTAATTACCTTCCCAACAGTGGCATAGGTGATGCGTGGCCCCATCCCCTGTCGGCCCAACATGCACGCCCCAGCTCCGGTTACTGTCCATTGGGCTGACAAGGGCCGTTGAACACCTTGCTCGGTAGGAAATCGATATTGGCGCTCAGCTGTATCATAATGGCTGGAGGTGGCGGCTACTACATTGTTGGCAAACCCGCCATCAATTAGCATAGCTCCCAGCGCTAAACCTTCAAACATAGTAGAACAGGCTCCATACAGTCCAAGAAAAGGTATAGATAGCGACTGAGCAGCAAAA contains:
- a CDS encoding spore germination protein: MNTRLTVANLKAQLEDPDLRIDILSSPRNDSNSLALAYIDGLVELTLVESVKSKLLQELTNFPSNETLLDGLTNGKNKWHPYPLMRRLENLDDVVINLRTGHLVVLGEDGIWAAAIPTSLFDLLRASTDYRLCPMARLLVRLLRAIAILISIFLTPLWLLVSLYPGLLPSSLRFLGLSGLEVGQVSLLGQLLMTELVFDLGRLLVSNGPYRLGTPLLLIALILTGQVGVGVGLLAPETVFYSTLVALGVLATPDVDLSWANTLARILLLVATGVFGLAGFILVLLFLFALLAGTKSFGLPYLWPLVPFNWRAIKAAFAGLQSGMKYSLPGPARKPRRR
- the spoVAE gene encoding stage V sporulation protein AE, with amino-acid sequence MMLLKAFLIGGLICLIGQLIMDLTPYKITPAHILVGYVCGGAILSSVGAYGALVKFAGAGASIPLSGFGHSLAQGVAKGIASKGILGAFSGGIEATSAGIAAAVVFGYVMAVLFRPSGVQ
- the spoVAD gene encoding stage V sporulation protein AD, whose amino-acid sequence is MSAPLKKVGKQTLKFSFPPYIAAAASVVGPKEGRGPLRATFDRIVPDSYYGEKTWERAERKMLKESIELAIAKAGLRNQDIDYLLSGDLLNQTISANFAAQSLSIPFLGLYGACSTMFEGLALGAMLIDGGFANNVVAATSSHYDTAERQYRFPTEQGVQRPLSAQWTVTGAGACMLGRQGMGPRITYATVGKVISLGQKDPNDMGGAMAPAAVDTLVTHFRDTGRRPNDYDLILTGDLGAVGKELTLRLAEAEGYDLASNYQDCGLLIFGPEEDVHAGGSGCACSAVVVAGWLVNKMRDGTYKRVLGIGTGALLSKTSTEQAETIPCIGHAVALEMV